In Aureibaculum algae, the following are encoded in one genomic region:
- a CDS encoding geranylgeranylglycerol-phosphate geranylgeranyltransferase: MTLSSFFQLVRWKNLVMIALIQILFKYVYFPSFSVDTALSNFTFAILVFTTLIIAAAGYIMNDIYDVEADKINKPTKVLVSRKISKKQANFLYNIFNSLGLLCGLYVAHTVDKLSFVAIFVITILLLKVYNSDLKKRPIIGNVIVSLLVSMSILIVGVFDIIPMVTEENDINQYYAFRVLIDYAVFAFIFMLLREMVKDAEDVNGDKYMNMKTLPIILGRKRANTVIFALSFFPLIIITFYSFNSFSNVPFVLAYMLIVVLMPLLYFMTKILYAKSKKDYIRASRLLKLIMLLGIFSIVILSLTIYYADR, from the coding sequence ATGACATTGAGCTCTTTTTTTCAACTTGTTCGGTGGAAGAACTTGGTTATGATAGCTCTTATTCAAATTCTATTTAAGTATGTTTATTTCCCCTCCTTTTCAGTTGATACAGCATTATCCAATTTTACTTTTGCAATATTAGTTTTTACTACACTTATAATTGCAGCTGCGGGTTATATTATGAATGATATTTATGATGTTGAAGCCGACAAAATTAACAAACCTACCAAAGTTTTAGTAAGTCGAAAAATAAGTAAAAAACAAGCAAACTTTCTCTATAACATATTTAACAGCTTAGGACTGTTGTGTGGCTTATATGTGGCTCACACTGTTGATAAACTTTCTTTTGTAGCCATTTTTGTAATTACCATATTATTATTAAAAGTATATAACTCAGACTTAAAAAAAAGACCTATAATTGGTAATGTAATTGTTTCATTATTAGTTTCCATGAGTATCCTAATTGTTGGCGTTTTTGACATCATCCCAATGGTTACTGAAGAAAACGATATCAACCAGTATTATGCTTTTAGAGTATTGATAGATTATGCTGTTTTTGCTTTTATATTTATGCTGTTACGCGAAATGGTAAAGGATGCAGAAGATGTAAATGGTGACAAATACATGAACATGAAAACACTACCTATTATTTTAGGTAGGAAAAGAGCCAATACTGTCATTTTTGCCCTCAGTTTTTTTCCTTTAATCATAATTACATTCTATAGTTTTAATAGCTTTTCTAATGTACCGTTTGTTTTGGCCTATATGCTAATTGTAGTACTTATGCCTCTGCTCTATTTTATGACAAAAATATTATATGCTAAGTCTAAAAAAGACTATATTAGAGCAAGTAGACTATTAAAATTAATTATGCTATTAGGAATTTTTTCTATAGTAATTCTCTCCTTAACTATTTATTATGCTGACCGATAA